One window from the genome of Deinococcus sp. NW-56 encodes:
- a CDS encoding HAD family phosphatase — MILQPFQAILFDLDGVLVDSEELANGVWVELLAQHGLTLDRARFMSRAVGSTHAALFDWLRLEYGWERPEGFLPDLDARLARAFHATPAIEGAADTLVALRRAGLPFAVASNSLRARLHLKLEAAGLALLVGEHAYDPAHVGGRGKPQPDLYAYAAERLGVSPARCLVVEDSVTGVLAGVSAGATVWGLLAGGHVHPDSAAALREAGAVRVLNDHAELRAALGLTVVA, encoded by the coding sequence GTGATTCTGCAACCCTTTCAGGCCATCCTCTTCGACCTTGACGGGGTGCTGGTCGACAGCGAGGAGCTGGCGAACGGGGTGTGGGTGGAGCTGCTCGCCCAGCACGGGCTGACGCTCGACCGCGCCCGGTTCATGAGCCGGGCCGTGGGCAGCACCCACGCGGCCCTCTTCGACTGGCTGCGGTTGGAATACGGCTGGGAGCGGCCGGAGGGCTTCCTCCCCGACCTCGACGCGCGGCTGGCGCGGGCCTTTCACGCGACCCCCGCCATCGAGGGCGCGGCCGACACGCTGGTGGCCCTGCGGCGGGCGGGACTCCCCTTCGCGGTGGCGAGCAACAGTCTCCGCGCCCGGCTGCACCTCAAGCTGGAGGCAGCGGGGCTGGCCCTGCTGGTGGGCGAGCACGCCTACGACCCCGCGCATGTGGGAGGCCGGGGCAAGCCGCAGCCGGACCTGTACGCCTACGCCGCCGAGCGCTTAGGCGTCTCCCCCGCCCGCTGCCTCGTCGTGGAGGACAGCGTGACGGGCGTGCTGGCAGGAGTCAGTGCCGGGGCGACCGTGTGGGGCCTCCTCGCGGGCGGGCACGTTCACCCCGACAGTGCGGCGGCGCTGCGGGAGGCCGGAGCGGTGCGCGTGCTGAACGACCACGCGGAGTTGCGGGCGGCGCTGGGGCTGACGGTGGTGGCGTAG
- a CDS encoding histidine triad nucleotide-binding protein: MNNPPAPSLFERIIARELPADVVYEDDRFVAIRDIAPKAPIHLLVIPKKVTTRVDEITDPAEMGELWLTAVRVAQQHAADFRLVVNCGAGAGQMVFHTHVHILAGWDGAPGSDVL; encoded by the coding sequence ATGAATAACCCGCCTGCCCCCTCTCTCTTCGAGCGCATCATCGCCCGCGAGCTGCCCGCCGACGTCGTGTACGAGGACGACCGCTTTGTCGCCATCCGTGACATCGCGCCCAAGGCCCCCATCCACCTGCTGGTGATTCCGAAAAAGGTCACCACCCGCGTGGACGAGATCACCGACCCCGCCGAGATGGGCGAGCTGTGGCTGACCGCCGTGCGGGTGGCGCAGCAGCACGCAGCCGACTTCCGGCTGGTCGTGAACTGTGGGGCCGGGGCCGGGCAGATGGTCTTCCACACCCACGTCCACATCCTGGCCGGATGGGACGGGGCACCGGGGAGCGACGTGCTGTGA
- the sdaAB gene encoding L-serine ammonia-lyase, iron-sulfur-dependent subunit beta → MSLLDMIGPVMIGPSSSHTAGACRLGLVAHHLLGEAPRRAVIGLHASFAKTGRGHGTHLALVAGLLGYAPDDPRLPRAFEEAEAAGLTVEFRDVDLGDVHPNTAQIEVQGDSGRVTVQGSSTGGGVILVTHVQGLGVNFSGAAPTLLLRYTDAVGMIARIAATVAADGVNIATLTCTRAARGGQALVAIELDAPLSPEALAFFGRWPDADWVRLLPKLMDG, encoded by the coding sequence ATGTCCCTTCTCGACATGATCGGCCCCGTGATGATCGGGCCGAGCAGCAGCCACACGGCGGGGGCCTGCCGCCTGGGGCTGGTGGCCCACCACCTGCTGGGTGAGGCCCCGCGCCGGGCCGTGATCGGCCTGCACGCGAGCTTCGCCAAGACGGGCCGGGGCCACGGCACGCACCTCGCGCTGGTGGCGGGGCTGCTGGGCTACGCCCCGGACGATCCTCGCCTGCCCCGCGCTTTCGAGGAGGCGGAGGCCGCGGGGCTGACCGTCGAGTTCCGCGACGTGGACCTCGGGGACGTGCACCCCAACACCGCGCAGATCGAGGTGCAGGGCGACAGCGGACGCGTCACCGTGCAGGGCAGCTCCACGGGCGGCGGCGTCATTCTGGTGACCCACGTGCAGGGCCTCGGCGTGAACTTCAGCGGGGCGGCTCCCACCCTGCTGCTGCGCTACACCGACGCGGTGGGCATGATCGCCCGCATCGCGGCTACGGTCGCTGCCGACGGGGTCAATATCGCCACCCTGACCTGCACCCGCGCCGCGCGGGGCGGACAGGCCCTCGTCGCCATCGAACTCGACGCGCCCCTCAGCCCCGAGGCCCTGGCCTTTTTCGGCCGCTGGCCTGATGCCGACTGGGTGCGCCTGCTGCCCAAATTGATGGACGGCTAG
- the sdaAA gene encoding L-serine ammonia-lyase, iron-sulfur-dependent, subunit alpha produces MTTLHDLMNAPAPASAWVLAQDCAETGLDPADIRAEMRRRIGEMRASVERGLASDAKSITGMVGWNAKGLWDAPDALNAPLLKRVQAYAMAVNEENARMGRIVAAPTAGSAGTIPGALLGVADHLGLPDERLVDPMILAAGVGKAISKRMFISGAAGGCQAEIGSSAAMAAAAVVELLGGTPRAAVHAASLALMNTIGLVCDPVGGYVEVPCVSRNAFFAVHAVSAAQLALAQLESFIPPDEVVGAMASVGRLMPAELRETAEGGLAQTPTGLAVTARMEGRREEGGMIELPMA; encoded by the coding sequence ATGACCACCCTGCACGACCTGATGAATGCCCCGGCCCCCGCCTCCGCGTGGGTCCTCGCGCAGGACTGCGCCGAGACGGGCCTGGACCCCGCCGACATCCGCGCCGAGATGCGCCGCCGCATCGGGGAGATGCGGGCGTCGGTGGAGCGCGGCCTGGCTTCGGACGCGAAGAGCATCACCGGGATGGTGGGCTGGAACGCCAAGGGCCTGTGGGACGCGCCCGACGCGCTCAACGCCCCGCTGCTGAAGCGGGTGCAGGCCTACGCGATGGCCGTGAACGAGGAAAACGCCCGCATGGGCCGCATCGTCGCCGCGCCGACGGCGGGCAGTGCCGGGACCATTCCGGGGGCCTTGCTCGGGGTGGCCGACCACCTCGGCCTCCCCGACGAGCGGCTGGTGGACCCCATGATTCTCGCCGCCGGGGTGGGCAAGGCGATCAGCAAGCGCATGTTCATCTCGGGCGCGGCGGGCGGGTGCCAGGCCGAGATCGGGTCGAGCGCCGCGATGGCCGCCGCCGCCGTCGTGGAACTGCTGGGGGGCACCCCCCGCGCCGCCGTTCACGCCGCCAGCCTCGCCCTGATGAACACCATCGGTTTGGTGTGCGACCCGGTGGGCGGCTACGTGGAGGTGCCCTGCGTGAGCCGCAACGCTTTCTTTGCCGTCCACGCGGTGAGCGCGGCGCAACTCGCCCTCGCGCAGCTGGAATCCTTCATCCCGCCCGACGAGGTGGTGGGCGCGATGGCCTCGGTGGGCCGCCTGATGCCCGCCGAGTTGCGTGAGACGGCCGAAGGCGGCCTCGCCCAGACGCCGACCGGCCTCGCCGTGACCGCCCGCATGGAGGGGCGTAGGGAAGAGGGCGGCATGATCGAGCTGCCGATGGCGTAG
- a CDS encoding SDR family oxidoreductase, producing the protein MRVPKRLLLAAGVGLLSARRLLNAPFDLRGRSVLISGGSRGLGLALAREFAARGARLTLLARTAADLDRAAADLRGRGATVHTVTGDVTVDADVRRAVEEANRQHGRLDVVVNNAGIITVGPLENMTEEHFRESLEVNTLAPLRLTRAALPFLRARGGRVLIVASVGAKVGVPHLAPYSVSKFAVAGLGQALRSELAREGVGVTTVCPGLMRTGSPRHAGVTGQAEKEYALFATVDNAPVLSLDAAEAARRIVDALVRGDAETMVGGPALLLRYAQALAPQLTADLLALGGRLLPAPVPGAPTVPGSEAETRVTERNPIKQRAEADLNEGGPTVKPETT; encoded by the coding sequence ATGAGAGTGCCCAAGCGTCTGCTGCTGGCTGCCGGGGTGGGGCTGCTGAGCGCCCGCCGCCTGCTGAATGCGCCCTTCGACCTGCGGGGCCGCAGTGTCCTGATCAGTGGAGGCTCGCGTGGTCTGGGACTGGCCCTGGCCCGTGAGTTCGCCGCGCGGGGCGCCCGCCTGACCCTGCTTGCCCGCACCGCCGCCGACCTCGACCGCGCCGCCGCCGACCTGCGGGGGCGGGGGGCCACCGTCCACACCGTGACCGGCGACGTGACGGTGGACGCCGACGTGCGCCGCGCGGTCGAGGAGGCCAACCGGCAGCACGGCCGCCTCGACGTGGTCGTGAACAACGCCGGAATCATCACGGTGGGGCCGCTGGAGAACATGACCGAGGAGCATTTCCGCGAGTCGCTGGAGGTCAACACCCTGGCCCCGCTGCGGCTGACGCGGGCCGCGCTGCCCTTCCTGCGGGCGCGGGGCGGGCGGGTGCTGATCGTGGCGTCGGTGGGGGCCAAGGTCGGCGTGCCGCACCTCGCGCCGTACTCGGTGAGCAAGTTTGCGGTGGCAGGGCTGGGGCAGGCCCTGCGCTCCGAACTCGCGCGGGAGGGGGTGGGCGTCACCACCGTCTGCCCCGGCCTGATGCGGACCGGCAGCCCCCGCCACGCCGGAGTCACCGGGCAGGCCGAGAAGGAATACGCCCTCTTCGCCACCGTGGACAACGCCCCGGTCCTCTCGCTCGACGCCGCCGAGGCCGCCCGCCGCATCGTGGACGCCCTGGTGCGCGGCGACGCCGAGACGATGGTGGGCGGTCCCGCCCTGCTGCTGCGCTATGCCCAGGCCCTCGCCCCGCAGCTCACCGCCGACCTGCTGGCCCTCGGGGGCCGCCTGCTCCCCGCCCCGGTGCCGGGTGCCCCCACCGTGCCCGGCTCGGAAGCCGAGACGAGGGTCACCGAGCGCAACCCCATCAAGCAGCGGGCCGAGGCCGACCTGAACGAGGGCGGCCCGACGGTCAAGCCTGAAACCACGTAG